The Heptranchias perlo isolate sHepPer1 unplaced genomic scaffold, sHepPer1.hap1 HAP1_SCAFFOLD_321, whole genome shotgun sequence genome window below encodes:
- the LOC137311294 gene encoding potassium voltage-gated channel subfamily A member 10-like, translating into MRLVSVIVTVKLVSIIVTVRLVSVIVTVRLVSIIVTVKLVSVIVTVRLVSVIVTLSEGEWAVRCEAEGSAMSKREMEVALVNFDEVGTDVSPASGPKPRSSCASLLCPWMRPLGSDIPTESLLSCLVLEHRQEMAELLEQEGSRRVIINVAGLRFETQLKTLAQFPDTLLGDPPRRLPYFDPLANEYFFDRNRPSFDGILYYYHSGGKIRRPVNVPLDIFTDEIIFYQLGSDAMEQFREEEGFIKEMEVQLPIQETSRQLWLLFEYPESSGAARGVALISVFVIIISIFIFCLETLPEFREESDLGIPSRSVNTSQSIAPSPNAFTDPFFLIETTCMLWFSFELLVRSTTCPSKPDFFRNIMNVIDVISVIPYFVTLITEQVEQQEEGKGQQAMSLAILRIIRLVRVFRIFKLSRHSKGLQILGQTLKASMRELGLLIFFLFIGVILFSSAVYFAEVDEPETQFSSIPHAFWWAVVTMTTVGYGDVCPVTIGGKIVGTLCAIAGVLTVALPVPVIVSNFNYFYHRETENEEKQHSPDSTEHQGLLSAATVPQDCIVSINKTNVSSPSKGSS; encoded by the coding sequence CTCTCGGAGGGTGAATGGGCTGTGAGGTGTGAGGCAGAGGGCTCCGCAATGTCCAAGCGTGAGATGGAGGTAGCATTGGTGAATTTTGATGAGGTTGGGACAGATGTGTCCCCGGCGAGTGGTCCCAAGCCTCGTTCCAGCTGTGCGAGCCTGCTGTGTCCGTGGATGCGCCCGCTGGGCTCGGACATCCCTACCGAGAGCCTGCTGAGCTGCCTTGTCTTGGAGCACCGGCAGGAAATGGCCGAGCTGTTGGAACAGGAGGGCAGTCGGAGAGTTATCATCAATGTGGCTGGCCTGAGGTTCGAGACTCAGCTGAAGACCCTGGCCCAGTTCCCTGACACCCTGCTGGGAGACCCCCCTCGTCGCTTGCCCTACTTTGACCCCCTGGCCAATGAGTATTTCTTCGACAGGAACCGGCCCAGTTTTGATGGAATTCTCTATTACTACCATTCGGGGGGTAAGATCCGGAGGCCTGTCAATGTGCCTCTGGACATCTTTACAGACGAGATCATCTTCTACCAGCTGGGATCTGACGCCATGGAGCAGTTTAGGGAGGAGGAGGGTTTCATCAAGGAGATGGAGGTGCAGCTCCCCATCCAGGAGACCTCCAGACAGCTCTGGCTCCTCTTCGAATACCCCGAGAGTTCGGGGGCAGCACGGGGGGTGGCCCTCATCTCCGTGTTTGTCATCATCATCTCAATCTTCATCTTCTGCCTGGAGACCCTGCCCGAGTTCAGGGAAGAGTCTGACCTGGGCATTCCCAGCAGGTCAGTGAACACCAGCCAAAGCATTGCCCCCAGTCCCAATGCCTTCACCGATCCCTTCTTTCTCATTGAGACCACTTGTATGCTTTGGTTTTCCTTTGAGCTGCTGGTCAGGTCCACCACATGTCCCAGCAAACCCGACTTTTTCAGGAACATAATGAATGTGATTGATGTGATTTCTGTCATCCCTTACTTTGTAACTCTCATCACCGAGCAGGTAGAGCAGCAGGAAGAGGGCAAAGGGCAGCAGGCCATGTCTCTGGCCATCCTCCGCATCATCCGGCTGGTCAGGGTCTTCAGGATCTTCAAGCTCTCCAGACACTCCAAAGGGCTGCAGATCCTCGGGCAGACCCTGAAGGCCAGCATGAGGGAGCTGGGGCTCCTCATCTTCTTCCTCTTCATCGGagtcatcctcttctccagtgctgTCTACTTCGCCGAGGTGGACGAGCCCGAGACCCAGTTCTCCAGCATCCCTCACGCCTTCTGGTGGGCGGTGGTGACCATGACAACGGTGGGTTACGGAGACGTGTGCCCCGTGACCATAGGGGGCAAGATCGTGGGGACTCTGTGCGCCATCGCGGGTGTGCTGACCGTCGCGCTCCCTGTGCCCGTTATCGTCTCCAACTTTAACTACTTCTACCACCGGGAGAcagagaatgaggagaagcagcacAGCCCAGACAGCACTGAGCATCAGGGCCTGCTCTCAGCAGCAACTGTCCCGCAGGACTGCATCGTTTCCATCAACAAAACCAATGTATCTTCCCCCAGCAAGGGCAGCTCATAA